The Streptomyces seoulensis genome contains a region encoding:
- a CDS encoding putative bifunctional diguanylate cyclase/phosphodiesterase, protein MSGTSEGPTPAADLDRSAVTDGDPMTYHRVFTTAPLPMAVVTPDGLVAHANTALGALLGTTAEALAGRPAADLVDLAPDPRTRHAYREVLGGRQDRLRCTRRLKQPDGDPVWVRITVTPLTEGTPGALLSVSDISARRELQARLRHLRMHDPVTRLPNRTLFFERLSAALEADPEDGTGTGRIGLCCLDLDGFKAVNDTLGHRVGDRLLEAVAKRLTHVAEETEDARAGAPLVARLGGDEFALLVEDSTGTEQLSDLAASALRALEEPFDLAGRRLSLTASIGVVERNTAGTTATGLMQAADTTLYWAKADGKARWTLFDPERNAHRVTRQALSSTLRPAIERGEFALEYQPLVGMEDGRLSGVEALVRWHHPQFGMLTPNRFIQLAEEDGSIVQLGRWALVTACRQARQWQLAHPDEPPIFVSVNVAVRQVWDSDLVADVAGTLRETGLAPHLLQLELTESAVMGSGGRPIQALQALSDMGVRIAIDDFGTGYSNLAYLSRLPVSVLKLDGSFVRGFQYEGGDPGPAGAGANPADEVIVEAMIQLAHRLGLTVTAECVETSAQATRLRRIGCDTGQGWLYSRPVPPDRITELLGGVSSVRPGQGAASGAVHRKAEEGVDAEHRQPTTTPRGAVPGAASPA, encoded by the coding sequence GTGAGCGGAACGTCCGAAGGGCCGACGCCCGCGGCAGACCTCGACCGGTCAGCCGTCACAGACGGTGACCCCATGACCTACCACCGCGTCTTCACGACGGCCCCGCTCCCCATGGCCGTGGTGACCCCGGACGGGTTGGTCGCACACGCCAACACCGCCCTGGGGGCGCTGCTGGGAACCACCGCCGAGGCGCTGGCCGGACGCCCCGCGGCCGACCTCGTCGACCTGGCCCCCGACCCGCGCACCCGGCACGCCTACCGCGAGGTGCTCGGCGGCCGCCAGGACCGGCTGCGCTGCACCCGGCGCCTCAAGCAGCCGGACGGCGACCCGGTGTGGGTGCGGATCACCGTCACCCCGCTGACCGAGGGCACACCGGGCGCCCTGCTGTCCGTCTCCGACATCAGCGCCCGCCGTGAACTCCAGGCGCGCCTGCGGCACTTGCGGATGCACGACCCGGTGACCCGGCTGCCCAACCGCACCCTGTTCTTCGAGCGGCTGTCGGCCGCGCTGGAGGCGGACCCGGAGGACGGCACCGGGACCGGGCGGATCGGCCTGTGCTGTCTGGACCTCGACGGCTTCAAGGCGGTCAACGACACCCTGGGCCACCGCGTCGGCGACCGGCTGCTGGAGGCCGTGGCCAAGCGGCTGACCCATGTGGCCGAGGAGACCGAGGACGCGCGGGCCGGCGCCCCGCTGGTGGCCCGGCTCGGCGGGGACGAGTTCGCGCTGCTCGTGGAGGACTCCACCGGCACCGAGCAGCTCTCCGACCTGGCCGCCTCCGCGCTGCGGGCGCTGGAGGAGCCGTTCGACCTGGCGGGCCGGCGGCTGTCGCTGACCGCGTCCATCGGGGTGGTCGAGCGGAACACGGCCGGGACGACGGCGACCGGTCTGATGCAGGCCGCCGACACCACGCTGTACTGGGCGAAGGCGGACGGCAAGGCCCGCTGGACCCTGTTCGACCCCGAGCGCAACGCGCACCGCGTCACCCGTCAGGCCCTGTCCTCGACGCTGCGCCCGGCCATCGAGCGCGGGGAGTTCGCGCTGGAGTACCAGCCGCTGGTCGGCATGGAGGACGGGCGGCTGAGCGGGGTGGAGGCGCTGGTGCGCTGGCATCACCCGCAGTTCGGGATGCTGACGCCGAACCGGTTCATCCAACTGGCCGAGGAGGACGGCTCGATCGTGCAGCTCGGCCGCTGGGCGCTCGTCACCGCCTGCCGCCAGGCCCGGCAGTGGCAGCTCGCCCATCCGGACGAGCCGCCCATCTTCGTCAGCGTGAACGTGGCCGTGCGCCAGGTGTGGGACTCCGACCTGGTGGCGGACGTGGCCGGCACGCTCAGGGAGACCGGGCTCGCCCCGCACCTGCTCCAACTGGAGCTGACCGAGTCGGCCGTGATGGGCTCCGGCGGCCGCCCGATCCAGGCGCTCCAGGCCCTCAGCGACATGGGCGTGCGCATCGCCATCGACGACTTCGGCACCGGCTACTCCAACCTCGCCTACCTCAGCCGGCTCCCGGTCTCGGTGCTGAAGCTGGACGGCTCCTTCGTGCGCGGCTTCCAGTACGAGGGCGGTGACCCCGGCCCGGCGGGCGCGGGCGCCAACCCGGCCGACGAGGTGATCGTGGAGGCGATGATCCAGCTCGCCCACCGGCTCGGGCTGACCGTCACCGCGGAGTGCGTGGAGACCTCCGCGCAGGCCACCCGGCTGCGCCGGATCGGCTGCGACACCGGGCAGGGCTGGCTGTACTCCCGCCCGGTGCCGCCGGACCGCATCACGGAGCTGCTCGGGGGTGTC
- a CDS encoding bifunctional DNA primase/polymerase, with translation MPGGQDTPSRPLVSPISATQGNHPLTGGRSVCMTSAPDVTAATAEGAAWLASAGTYPRSTLAFWEERPGAPVVLPCGTVFDVVSAPAVFGRRMLDRLWEEGPGCGPVAVHRGRTLLFAAPGTAQRLPSLLAWEEWGPRTHAVPPLLCHGTGDAVTVPALEGDAAAAPAGSRWLVAPDTRHPWLPGPEVVLWAAVRAARTAARISIFPPADQGAKVYDVSRRR, from the coding sequence CATCCGCTCACCGGCGGTAGATCTGTGTGCATGACCAGTGCACCGGACGTCACCGCCGCCACCGCCGAGGGAGCCGCCTGGCTCGCCTCCGCCGGAACGTATCCGCGCAGCACGCTCGCCTTCTGGGAGGAGCGGCCCGGCGCTCCCGTCGTACTGCCTTGCGGCACGGTCTTCGACGTGGTGAGCGCGCCCGCGGTCTTCGGGCGCCGGATGCTGGACCGGCTGTGGGAGGAGGGGCCGGGCTGCGGCCCGGTCGCGGTGCACCGGGGCCGGACGCTGCTGTTCGCGGCACCCGGTACGGCCCAGCGGCTGCCCTCGCTGCTGGCCTGGGAGGAGTGGGGACCGCGTACCCACGCCGTCCCGCCGCTGCTGTGTCACGGCACCGGGGACGCGGTGACCGTCCCGGCGCTGGAGGGCGACGCCGCCGCGGCCCCCGCGGGCTCCCGGTGGCTGGTCGCCCCGGACACCCGGCACCCCTGGCTGCCCGGCCCCGAGGTGGTGCTCTGGGCGGCGGTGCGCGCGGCCCGCACGGCGGCCCGGATATCGATTTTTCCTCCCGCCGACCAGGGTGCTAAGGTCTACGACGTCAGCAGGCGCCGCTAG
- a CDS encoding M6 family metalloprotease domain-containing protein — translation MSALAATSILSGPSVAEPFSPEPCALHRTDAHHSEGLDTWNSAYPRPEGRLDAALVFLSFPDAAPRTTPAELTADHFPATSRYFEQSSYGRFTLRPHPLDRWLRMPRPSTAYAIRRDWAASDRSAYLRDAFAVADKALDFSRYDVVYLVADPDAPGVDSDATKVVNLDSPVRLDGTDVRRVVTVFEQHPPDRLVLAHETGHVFDLPDLYHRPTDNKGDWDTHVGDWDLMGSQFGEAPDLFGWHKWKLGWLDPRQVACVRGTGPTRLTLEPLAAGPGVPVRGATGVPAFGLGNGTKLAVVRTGPDSALAFEARAPAGNDRTACRQGILVYRVRADVESGEGPVEVVDAHPRSEACWENSVYPPLADAPVSPGESFTVPGDGVRVEVEERTAAGAWTVRITPGEGA, via the coding sequence ATGTCGGCGCTCGCCGCGACCTCGATCCTGTCCGGCCCCTCGGTGGCCGAACCCTTCTCGCCCGAGCCCTGCGCGCTGCACCGCACCGACGCCCACCACTCCGAGGGCCTGGACACCTGGAACTCCGCCTACCCCCGCCCCGAGGGCCGGCTCGACGCGGCCCTGGTCTTCCTGTCCTTCCCGGACGCCGCCCCGCGCACCACCCCCGCCGAGCTGACCGCCGACCACTTCCCGGCCACCAGCCGCTACTTCGAGCAGTCCTCCTACGGCCGCTTCACCCTGCGCCCGCACCCGCTGGACCGCTGGCTGCGGATGCCGCGCCCGTCGACCGCGTACGCCATAAGGCGGGACTGGGCGGCCTCGGACCGCTCCGCCTACCTGCGGGACGCGTTCGCGGTGGCCGACAAGGCGCTGGACTTCTCCCGCTACGACGTGGTCTACCTGGTGGCCGACCCGGACGCGCCCGGCGTGGACTCCGACGCCACCAAGGTGGTCAACCTCGACTCGCCCGTCCGGCTGGACGGCACCGACGTACGCCGGGTCGTCACGGTCTTCGAGCAGCACCCGCCCGACCGGCTGGTGCTGGCCCACGAGACCGGGCACGTCTTCGACCTCCCGGACCTCTACCACCGCCCGACCGACAACAAGGGCGACTGGGACACCCACGTCGGCGACTGGGACCTGATGGGCAGCCAGTTCGGAGAGGCTCCGGACCTGTTCGGCTGGCACAAGTGGAAGCTGGGCTGGCTGGACCCCCGCCAGGTGGCGTGCGTACGGGGGACGGGCCCGACCCGGCTCACGCTGGAGCCGCTCGCCGCCGGGCCCGGGGTCCCGGTGCGCGGCGCGACCGGGGTGCCGGCCTTCGGGCTCGGGAACGGGACCAAGCTCGCCGTCGTGCGCACCGGTCCGGACAGCGCCCTCGCCTTCGAGGCGCGCGCCCCGGCCGGGAACGACCGTACGGCGTGCAGGCAGGGCATCCTCGTCTACCGGGTGCGCGCCGACGTCGAGTCCGGGGAGGGGCCGGTGGAGGTGGTGGACGCGCATCCGCGCAGCGAGGCGTGCTGGGAGAACTCCGTCTATCCGCCGCTGGCCGACGCGCCCGTCTCGCCCGGGGAGAGCTTCACGGTGCCGGGGGACGGGGTGCGGGTGGAGGTCGAGGAGCGCACGGCGGCCGGGGCGTGGACGGTCCGGATCACGCCGGGGGAGGGTGCTTGA